TATATTGCCCGTCAGGTAAACAAACAGTTGCCGAAGAGCACCAGTGTTACACGGGCCAAATCCGCCCGCAATAAAAAGGTATATCTTGATTTCCTGCAAAACAGCCGGGGACAGACGGTAGCGTCGCCTTATTCTGTGAGACCCAAACCCGGCGCCACCGTGTCGATGCCGCTGCAATGGAAAGAAGTGAATGAGAAACTGAAGATCAGTGATTTTGATATATTTAACTCACTGGAACGGATAAACGAAATTGGCGATATCTGGCACGATATTCAAAGTACAAAAAATGATCTGCGGAAGTTCATACGCGACGTGGAACAGTCCGCCGATACTTGATTTTTGTACGTTTAAAAAGCTATGCTATGCAACAGTCATCGCAAGTTCCTGTGAAGCTATCCCCTGTTTACGGAATCATTATCGCTGTTATTTGTATGGCACTGACAGTTATCTTTTATGTAACCAATCAGTACGGTGCTTTATGGACAGGCTTTTGCACGAGCCTGGTCTTTTTCCTGGGGGTCATGTTGTCGATCGTGCATTACAACAACAAGCACCATAATGTGACCTCGATGAAGTCGTCTTTTGCCATGGGCTTTCGTACTACACTGCTGGCAACTTTCCTGGTGGCGGTATTTTCATTGGTATTTCATTTTCTGGTGATCAACGGAGAAGGGCACTATATGGTCCAGCAGGGAGAAGGTGGCGGAACAACCGTTATCAGCAACCAGGACACAGAGCAGCAGAAGTTCTGGATCATGTTCCTTGGAAATATCCTGTTTGCCAATTTAGCCATGGGCGCATTGGCCGCAGTGCTGGCAGCCCTTGTATTTAAAGCCAATCAGAAAACCTCCCGCAGCCGGTCGGCAGAAAACATATAGTCATTTGGCTATGGGGTTATCGGGATATTGATGAAGGATATTGGGTTATTTAGTTACTTTGTTGTGTTTATCCCTGGATAAATATCTAAAAAACAAAATGACTAAATAATAAAATACCTTGAAGGGCCATATACTTATTATCGACGATGAAGACCAGCTGAGGAAGCTCCTGAGCCGGCTGTTGGCACTGGAAGGATATACCCTGCATGAAGCAGGGAATATCCGTTCTGCCATGAAAATCCTGGAAAAAGAGGAGATCAGCGTGGTATTATCTGACGTGAAGCTGCCTGACGGCAACGGCGTAGAGCTGGTACAAACGATCCGCGGCCGTTTTCCGCAGGTGGAAACTATTGTGCTCACGGCTTACGGCAACATCGCCGACGGGGTACAAGCCATTAAAAACGGCGCGTTTGATTATATCACCAAAGGTGACGATAACAACCGTATCCTGCCGCTGGTCAGCAAGGCAATGGACAAAGCCCGGTTACAGTTCCGCATCCGCGACCTTGAAAAGAAAATAGCCGGTAAATATAATTTTGACAACATCCTGGGTAATTCCCCTGAAATCAATGTCGCCAAAGAGCTGGCCCGGAAAGTGGCGCCTACGGACATGACCGTGCTGTTGCTGGGTGAAACCGGCTCCGGCAAAGAGGTGTTTGCCCACGCTATCCATGAGGGCAGTAACAGGCGCCAGCAGCCATTTGTGGCGGTCAACTGCAGCGCTATCGGTAAAGACATCCTGGAAAGCGAGCTGTTTGGACATGTGGCCGGCGCCTTTACCGGAGCGGTAAAGGATAAAAAAGGCTTTTTTGAAGAAGCCCGCGGCGGTACCATTTTCCTGGATGAAATGGGAGAAATGCCGGTGGAATTACAAGCCAAACTGCTGCGGGTACTGGAAGCGCAGGAGTTCTATAAAGTCGGGGAAGCCAAACCGGTCAAAACCGATGTACGGGTAATTGCCGCTACCAACCGCCACCTGGAACAGGAAATAGCCGCCGGCAACTTCCGTGAAGACCTGTTTTACCGCCTCTCCGTATTTCAGATCGCTTTGCCTTCACTCAACGAACGGAAAAAAGATATCCCGTTACTGGCGACCTGGTTTATACAACAGTTTTCGCCCAAGCTGAACAAACGCCTGACCGGTATGAGCCCGGCTTTCCTGCAGGCATTGCAGCAGCATAGCTGGAAAGGGAATATCAGGGAGCTGCGCAATGTGATAGAGCGGGCAGCCATCCTCACGGACACGGATATACTGGATGTGCCGTCACTGCCCTTCGATTTTCAACAGGGAGTGGACAGCACCTCTTCTTCCCTGCGGCTGGCGGATATGGAACGAAGCCATATCATCCGGGTGCTGGCCCATGTAAAAGGCAATAAAACCAGGGCGGCGGAGCTGCTGGATATCGGCCTCACCACCTTGTACAATAAAATCAGGGAATATAATATCTGAGTTATAGCAGCCAGCCCATTAACAGGCAGGCAATTACGATAAATGGAGATGGCAGTCTGGTGAATAGCAGCAATGCCAGTGTGGAGAACATGATCAGCAGGTTGTACCAGTTGATCGGAATAGCGAAAAACAGGATGAGGGTGGCCGCCCACATAATACCTACCACCACAGCGTTTATCCCTTCCAGTGCCCGGTAGATGACCACATATTTTTTCAGGTTATGCCAGATGGGGAAAAAGAAGAGCACCAGTAACAGGCTTGGCAGAAAGATCGCGATAGGGGCGAGGATACAGCCGAGGAACTGGTAGCCCATGCCCAGGTTGCGCATTGCCATGCCGCCTACATACGCGGAGATGGAAAAAGTCGGCCCCGGAAGGGCGCGCATAATACCGGCGCCTGTCAGCAGCTCTTCCGCAGTCATGTAGTTGGACTTGGTGCGGGTCACGTACTGTTCCAGCATCATGGCGATAAGGATATCGCCACCGCCAAAGACCAGGCTGCCGAAACGGTAGAAGTTCTCAAAAAGGTTGAAAGGACGGCGGGTGATCCATTCATGGGAACGGGCATATTCAGACAGAAAACCGGCCAGCACAAAGATGAGCACAAACAGCCAGATGTTTCCCCATTGTATTTTTTTGGGTTTGTCCGGGATGTCCGGGATACGTTTGTTACTGAAGTTGGAAACGATGCCCCCCAATATGATCAATGCCGGGAAAGTCCACGGCGATTTCAGGTAAAAGGCTGCAAACATGGACACCATCATGATTACGAAGGTCGCCAGGTTGTTGATACTGATACGATAGGCTTTGATGCTTCCAAAAGCCAGGAAGCCTACCGCCATCGGCTGTACGTACTTAAAGATGTCAGTCTGTAGCGCCCGCTTGTCGAAATACTGCAGCAGAAAGCTAAGCGATCCCATCAGCAGACAGGCAGGAGTGATCCAGATCAGCAGGGTCACAATGGCGAGCATTACACCGCCACGTTTATAACCAATAAGGGTAAGTGTTTGAGAGGAGGATGCGCCCGGGAGGAGCTGGCAGAAGGCGTTATATTCCATCAGTTCCTGCTCGGTAACGTCTTTTCGCTGGTATACGAATGTTTTCATCATCATTGCCAGGTGCCCCTGCGGGCCACCGTAGGCAGTTATGCTATGTAATAGCACCGCTTTTAAAAAAGGTATATGACGTAGAAACACAGTTATTGATAAAGTGAATTCCGCTCGAAGGATTCAATAAGTTAGTAAAAATAATCCGACAAAATACAACAGTGTTGCTAATAATACTAATCTGTAATATAATAAGGGCACAATACTTGTAATAAGGGTGGCTGTTGTAATCGAATATGGCCTTTTATCCGTTGTAACTAGTTTGTACTGTGAAGCTTATAACCCACCGGCATGAAACAGTGCCCGGACCAAAAAAGTGACCATATCAGAAAAACCTTGCATAAAAAATAACCATGCTGAAAAGCCAGAAATAACCAGGCTTGCCCTTGCGCAGGATAAACGGAAAGTCCCGGTAGGTAGTCCTGCCGGGACTTTAAATCTTATAACAGGTTTATTTTTTCAGTCCGATTTCGCGCAGCCTTTCGTCCAGATATTCACCCGCGGAAATGGGTTCATATGCCAGCGGATTCTCTGCGGTAACGCAGCTTTTCAGGCAATCCAGTCTCATGGCGGACTTAGGATGCAGGAAGAAGGGAATGGAGTAGCGGGAGGTGTGCCACATTTCGCGGGGAGGATTTACCACACGGTGGGTAGTGGATTTTAACCGGTTATTGGTAAGACGCTGCAGCATATCGCCTACGTTCACCACAATCTGTTCCGGGAGGGACGTTACCGGTACCCAGTTGTTTTGTTTATCGAGGATCTGTAACCCGTCGGCAGACGCGCCTACCAGCAGGGTGATCAGGTTGATGTCTTCGTGTTGCTCTGCCCTGATGGCGGATTTAGGCTCCTCTTTGATAGGAGGGTAGTGAATGGCCCTCAGGATAGAATTGCCATTGTGGATTTTGTCGTCAAAATAATGCTCGTCCAGTCCGAGGAACAGGGCGATAGCCTGCAACAGGTATTTACCGGAGGTTTCAAAGCCGCGGTATGCTTTAAAGAAGGTGGGCGTAAATGCCGGTACTTCGTCTACCTGCACATTCGGCGGGTATTCTGCTCCAATGGGATCGTTGTCCTCTACGGTTTGTCCAAACTGGAAGAACTCTTTCAGGTCAGGGGCTTCATATCCTTTGGCATGTTCTTTACCGAAGGAAGTGTAACCGCGCTGGCCCGCCAGTTCAGGGATTTCATAATTATGCTTCGTGTCAAAGGGCAGCTGGAAGAACTGTTGAACATATTTGTAGAGGTCCGCGATCAGCTCATCAGGAATGCCATGATTCTTTACTGCCACAAAACCAACTTCTTCATAAGCTTTTCCCAGTTGCTGCACAAAGGCTGCTTTCCGGCTGGCATCACCAGAGGTAAAGTCCGCCAGATCTACAGAGGGGATGGAATGGGTTATTGCCATATCGTATATTGTTTTGGAGCGGTAAAGGTACGGAATCCAATCACGAATTACAGATTACGAATTACGAATTGAGGTTTTCTTTAATGTATTCTACCTGACTAAATTCGTCATTCGTAAATCGTAATTATTTAAAGTAACCTTCTTCCCGCTCACTGATATCTACGATGGCGTAACGGTCCACCTGGTTGATCAGCATTTCATCCATGATATCTACCACATTCTCGTAACGGGCCTGTTTAACGGCTTTGATCAATACCATCAGGTCATTCTTTTGCGTGTGCTGGTACACGGCTTCTTTCTTCCGGATAATCACATCACGGATACCATTATGATTGGCGAAGCTGGTGTAGTTGACCTGCGGCGGTGCGGTGATATCATCACCGATGCCTTCATACCAGGCAACGCGGCCCTGCGGCCCCAGGATAACCGTCAATGCTTTTTGTGCGGGCAGTGACATGGAATCGCCATCGCTGCGGGGCATGAGCAGTTGCATGGTTTTAGGTTGCGCCAGCGTGGTGGTCAGCATAAAAAAAGTGATCAGCAGGAAGCCAAGGTCCACCATGGGCGTCATATCCACGCGGGTTGATTTTTTACTGCAGCGGGCATTTTTATTGTCGTGACGGCCCCTGGGCGCGTCGTTGTTCATTTCAGCCATAAGTAACGGTTTGGGATGTACGAAATTGGTTGAAAGCGCTTTCTGCATAAAAGATGCAGCAGCATTAATTTTCCATACACGGCAGTTGTTTCGCAGGAAAAATCGGGTAGGCATTAAAAGGAAAAACCCGTACAAGCCAGGCCTGTACGGGTTTTAAATATCTAAAAAGAGAATGCCCGAAGGTATATAAAAGTAATTACAATCAAATCACAGCCGTGTCAAACAATCAGGCGGACTAGTGATGATCATGTGCATCACAGTTAGAATTCGGCATTTTTCGGTGTTCTTGGGAACGGTATTACGTCTCTGATGTTGGTCATACCGGTAACGAACAGCATCATGCGCTCGAAGCCGAGGCCGAAACCGGAGTGCGGTGCAGTACCAAAGCGGCGTGTGTCGAGGTACCAGGACAGCTCTTCTACCGGCACGTGCATTTCCTGCATGCGCTGCACCAGTTTTTCGTAGTCCTCTTCCCGTTGGGAACCACCTACGATTTCACCGATGCCGGGGAACAGGATGTCCATGGCGCGAACGGTTTTGTTATCGTCGTTGAGCTTCATGTAGAAAGACTTGATTTCTTTCGGGTAGTCCGTCAGGATCACCGGTTTTTTGAAATGTTTTTCTACCAGGTAGCGTTCATGCTCGCTCTGAAGATCGGCGCCCCATCCTTCGATGAGGTACTGGAACTTCTTGTTCTTATTGGGTTTGCTGTCTTTCAGGATGCTGATCGCTTCGGTATAGGTGATGCGAACGAATTCGTTGTGCAGCACAAATTCCAGTTTTTCGATCAGCCCCATTTCGCTGCGTTCCTGTTGCGGCTTTTGTTTTTCCTCTTCTGCCAGGCGGTTGGCGAGGAAGTCGAGGTCTTCACGGTTGTGCTCCAGGACGTAGCTGATAAGTGATTTGATGAATGCTTCAGCGAGGTCCATGTTATCTTCCAGGGCATAGAAAGCCATTTCTGGTTCTATCATCCAGAACTCAGCGAGGTGGCGGGCCGTGTTGGAGTTTTCTGCGCGGAACGTAGGGCCGAAGGTGTAGATCTCGCCCAGTGCCATGGCTCCCAGTTCCCCTTCCAGCTGGCCGGACACGGTAAGGTTAGTAGACCTGCCGAAGAAGTCCTCTTTATAATCGATATCGCCGGCTTCGGTACGCGGCGGGTTCTGCATGTCGAGGGTGGTCACCCGGAACATTTCGCCGGCGCCTTCTGCGTCAGACGCAGTGACGATGGGCGTATGCAGGTATACAAAACCCTGTTCGTTGAAGAACTTGTGTACTGCAAATGCCAGTGAGTGACGGATTCTGAAAATAGCGCCGAAGGTGTTGGTGCGGAAACGCAGGTGCGCGATTTCACGCAGGTATTCCAGGCTGGGCTTGTTTTTCAGCTGCAGCGGGAATTTTTCCGGATCGCAGTCGCCCAGTATTTCGAGTGTTGCCGCTTTCAGTTCCACGCGCTGGCCTTTCCCCATGGAAGGAATGATCTGGCCGGTGGCGCTGATGGCCGCACCGGTGGTGATCCTTTTCAGCAGCGCTGCATCGGTATTTTCAGCGTCGATAACGATCTGTAAATTATTATTGGTAGAGCCGTCGTTTAAAGCTATAAACTGATTGTTACGGAAAGACCGTACCCAACCTTTTACTGTTGCTTCGTAATGCGACTTGTCGTCGGACAAGATTTGTTTGACTTTCAGTCTTTGGCTCATAAAAAATTAAATTTTGGAGTGCAAAAATAAGTTTTCCCGGCAATAGTCCATATAGTCTTATGCCGGTCCCTACAAGATAATTACTCCTGCCGGGATGCAAAAGAAATGTTAAAAATGGATATAATACAAAAAAGGATATATGTCCGGGGCCGGTTTTAAGGGCCGCGCCCTTCGGCATTTATAGGGCGGGGCAGGAGGCCGGAATAGCGTCACAGCGGTGACTGCGGGGCATTTGGGCTGAAATTTTTTTTGGATAATAATAAAACTTGTTTTAATCTTGCGGTATAATCTGCCTGATTAAGTTCAAATCACATCTTCATCGGCAGTTCCTAAACTCAATCATTCCCTATCAAATTTAATAATCAATTAAATTTCTTGACACAAAACAATTATTTGTAATTGGTGTATGTTGGTATGCAGTGGTACCCGCCTCACAACACTTCTAAAATTTGACAACACAGATGATGTACGACATCTTACAATTGAACGACATGCTCGTTCCTGAGCTGCTTGACATTGCAGAGAAGCTTGATGTTCCCAACGCAAAAAAACTGAACAAACAGGACCTGATCTACAAAATTCTGGACAAACAAGCGGTGATGGCCTCAGAAGATAACCAGTCCAACGGAGAAGAGAAAAAAGCACGCAAACGCAAACCTGTAAAGAAAGAAGAAGCGCATCACGAGACTGAAGAACCCTCCTCCGCGGAAGAAAAACCAGCCGCAAAAAAATCTACCAAAAAAGTTTCCGGAAGCAAAAGCAAAGAAGTAGAAGCAGAACCAGCACCGGCTCCGGCGGCTAAATCTAAAATAAAGGATTTCGATATAGACCTGGACAGCATTCCTTCTCTCACTTTTGATGATGATGACGATATCATCATTCCTGCTTTCACGGAAGATGAAGCAGAAGAAGAGGAAACCGCGCCTGTACCGGCATTGGAAGAGGAAGAAGAAGAGGACGATGATTTTGTGATGCCGGAAGGTCTTGACCCGGTTGTTCCTGCTGCGCAAAAACAGCGCTATCCAAAGAAAGACGTTGCTTTCAATATAGAGTTCGACGGCGTGATCCTCAGCGAAGGCGTGCTGGAAATGATGCCCGACGGCTACGGTTTCCTGCGCTCCTCTGATTATAACTACCTGAGCTCTCCCGATGATATTTATGTATCTCCTTCCCAGATCAAACTGTTTGGCCTGAAAACCGGCGACACCGTGAACGGTTCCGTTCGTCCGCCGAAAGAAGGAGAGAAATATTTTGCACTGCTGAAAGTAGAAACGATCAACGGCAAGTCACCGGAAGAAGTACGTGACCGCGTGCCTTTCGACTATCTGACACCGCTGTTTCCGTTCGAAAAACTGAGACTGACCACTACTTCCAATAACTACTCCACCCGTATCATGGATATGTTTACCCCTATCGGTAAAGGACAGCGCGGCCTGATCGTGGCGCAACCGAAGGTGGGTAAAACCATGCTGCTGAAAGAAGTGGCCAACGCTATCGCTACCAACCACCCCGAAATTTATCTGATGGTGGTGCTGATCGATGAACGTCCGGAAGAGGTGACCGATATGGAACGCAGTGTAAAAGCAGAAGTAATTGCGTCTACCTTCGATGAACCAGCTGAAAAACACGTGAAAGTGTCTGCTATCGCTTTGCAGAAAGCAAAACGACTGGTAGAATGCGGCCACGACGTAGTGATCCTGCTCGACTCCATTACCCGTCTGGCAAGAGCCCACAATACCGTTGCCCCTGCCTCCGGCAAGGTGCTGAGCGGTGGTGTGGAAGCCAACGCCATGCAGAAACCTAAACAATTCTTCGGCGCCGCCCGTAAAATAGAACACGGCGGTTCCCTCACCATCCTGGCCACTGCCCTGATTGATACAGGTTCCAAGATGGACGAGGTGATCTTCGAAGAGTTTAAAGGTACCGGTAACATGGAACTGGCGCTCGACCGCAAACTGGCGAACAAACGTATCTTCCCGGCTATCGACGTGTCTGCGTCTTCTACCCGCCGCGACGATCTGCTGCTGGACAAAGATGCGCTCAAACGTATCCACATCCTGCGCAATCACCTGGCAGATATGAATACAGACGAATCCATGCACTTCATGCTGCAGCATATGCGTGGTACTAAAAACAACGAAGAATTCCTGATCTCCATGAACGGATAATCAGGAGTCCAACTTATACAAATGCGAAAAGCCCCGCCGGTATGGCGGGGCTTTTTTGTGTCAATATGTATCAGGCAAAATAAAAACCACCTAAAACAAGAATCCCGCTACAGTAATACTGCAGCGGGATTATCCAATCTATCTAACCTTTTGACTTTCTTATGTAAAACATCAATCAATACAGACTAGAAAATGAAGTTAACACCCAGGTTCAACTGTTTAGTGAAGTTGAAGTCGAAGTCGCTAACGTTGGTTTTAACACCGGATCCTTCAGCTTTGTGCTGAGCATAAGTGTAACCCAGGCCACCGAAAGCACCTTCAATCATGAAGTGTTTAGTCACGAAGTAAGTGATACCAGGCAGTACGTTTACGTTGAAGCCAGTGTAGCTTTCAGTTTTGTTGCCGTCTACTTTAGTGTTACCAAAACCGTAACCAGCATTTGCTTCAGCAAAGAATGCAAATTTGCTCTGGCCAATCATGTGGTAGTTGCGAACGAAGATACCAGGAGTGATATCCAGGGTTTTGGTTTTTACATCACCGGTTGCAGTAGCAACTTTTTTGTTGCCAAACTGAGTTTCAGCGAAAACACCAATTACCCAGTTAGAATTCAGCGCGTAACCTACTTTAGGGCTAACACCAAAAGAAGTATTGGTGGTTTTGTTGTCTGTGTCTTTTACTTTCGCAGAAGTGGTTTTTACATTAACATTGCCACCCAGGATAACATCGCCTTTTGATAACTGTGCCTTAGCTACTTGTGTGCCGAACAGTACTACTGCGGCCATTACAATCAACTTTTTCATCTTTCGTAAAATTTAAATATACATTAAAACTGTTCTCTCTTGTCTTTGATTCTTCTACATACATTAAAGCCTGTCTTGGTTGATTGCAGGTCTATATCTTAATCCATTAAAAAAAATGTCCAATACCTTTTTCTCTCTTTCCATGAAACAATGTAGCGCCTCACGGTCCAGCGGGTTAAAGCCTGTTACCTGCCATTTACACCATATTACCCATAGTCCGAATAATACGTTGATCAACAACTGCGCTGTTGCATCAGCATCAGTGTCTTCATTCAGTTCACCCAGGCAAATCCCTTTTTTGATAGTGGCGGAAAGGAAGGAAATTTCCACCGTCTGCAGCAACTCGATTGTTTGCCGCATCAGCGTAGATGGCATATCTTTTATCCATTGGTTGATCCCAAACAGAAAATGATACTCTTTCAACATGGTTTCCTTCAATTCCAGATACCGGTTAATAATCGCATCGGTAGAGGTAGCTGTGTCCACAAAATCAGACATGTCGAGAAAACAATCTGCTATCATGCGCTCCACAACCGCTACGTAAATGGATTCCTTATCTGAAAAATAATAATACAAAGACCCTTTTGAGATGTCCAGATCCCTGGCGATCTCTTCCATGGTGGTTTTAGACAGTCCGAACCTTTTGAACCGCTTTAAAGCGGCCTCAAGAATAAGTGTTCGCTTCTGGTCTAATTCTGCCATAGATAGTTTCGTCAATTTTCGTAGTCTGACTGTCTGACTATTTTGTTTGACGAGTCAAAAGTACGACCAAAACCTATTCCACCAAATTTTTTTGTTAAATAATTGTTACGTATCCTCCGCGCAAATACATCGAAAAGAAAAAAAACAGGGCGCAGATTGTTCTGCCCGTTAAAAAAGAAGTGATTTATTTGAAAGAAATTGAAGGAGGGTCAACAAAAAATTGAAATTGCGAAATATACAGGTTGCAAATGCCTGCCAGATCAACGTTTACATATATACTTTTCCCCGCTAAGCTGCGCTACCGCTGCAAGCGCAACAGCAGGTCCTTCCTGCGGCGTTCTGTGATCTCCACCACCATACCGCTCTTGAGCATCACCCGGCCATGGTTGGCGTCTATCTGGCTGATATTGGACAGCTGCACCATCTGCATATTGTTTACCTGGTAAAACTGTAGCGAGGAAAAGAGATCGGCATAATACCGGAAAGGCCGCTCCGCCTCAATTTCCGCCCCGGAATCCATCCGGAACAGGCAATTGTCCTGCCGCGATTCCAGGCATTCCACGGAAGGAAGAAATATCGTTTGGGTGTCCCCGTTAGTATCCTGTACCAGCAGCTTCCAGGAGGCATGCTGCAGGTTATGGAAATTCTCCAGCAGCACCTGGTAACGCTGCTTGCTGCTATTGCCGGCAATCCGCTCCCGTACCAGCGATACTGCCTGCAACAGGCTTTCTTTGTCAATCGGTTTGAGGATCAACTCTACTTCAGCGCAACGGATCACATGCAGGAACTTCTTTTCAAATGCGGTCACAAATACCGCTTCAAAAGGAACGTCTTCCCTTGTGCCCAGCAGCACGTCA
The Chitinophaga varians genome window above contains:
- a CDS encoding DUF4199 domain-containing protein, encoding MQQSSQVPVKLSPVYGIIIAVICMALTVIFYVTNQYGALWTGFCTSLVFFLGVMLSIVHYNNKHHNVTSMKSSFAMGFRTTLLATFLVAVFSLVFHFLVINGEGHYMVQQGEGGGTTVISNQDTEQQKFWIMFLGNILFANLAMGALAAVLAALVFKANQKTSRSRSAENI
- a CDS encoding sigma-54-dependent transcriptional regulator; this encodes MKGHILIIDDEDQLRKLLSRLLALEGYTLHEAGNIRSAMKILEKEEISVVLSDVKLPDGNGVELVQTIRGRFPQVETIVLTAYGNIADGVQAIKNGAFDYITKGDDNNRILPLVSKAMDKARLQFRIRDLEKKIAGKYNFDNILGNSPEINVAKELARKVAPTDMTVLLLGETGSGKEVFAHAIHEGSNRRQQPFVAVNCSAIGKDILESELFGHVAGAFTGAVKDKKGFFEEARGGTIFLDEMGEMPVELQAKLLRVLEAQEFYKVGEAKPVKTDVRVIAATNRHLEQEIAAGNFREDLFYRLSVFQIALPSLNERKKDIPLLATWFIQQFSPKLNKRLTGMSPAFLQALQQHSWKGNIRELRNVIERAAILTDTDILDVPSLPFDFQQGVDSTSSSLRLADMERSHIIRVLAHVKGNKTRAAELLDIGLTTLYNKIREYNI
- the chrA gene encoding chromate efflux transporter, with the translated sequence MLLHSITAYGGPQGHLAMMMKTFVYQRKDVTEQELMEYNAFCQLLPGASSSQTLTLIGYKRGGVMLAIVTLLIWITPACLLMGSLSFLLQYFDKRALQTDIFKYVQPMAVGFLAFGSIKAYRISINNLATFVIMMVSMFAAFYLKSPWTFPALIILGGIVSNFSNKRIPDIPDKPKKIQWGNIWLFVLIFVLAGFLSEYARSHEWITRRPFNLFENFYRFGSLVFGGGDILIAMMLEQYVTRTKSNYMTAEELLTGAGIMRALPGPTFSISAYVGGMAMRNLGMGYQFLGCILAPIAIFLPSLLLVLFFFPIWHNLKKYVVIYRALEGINAVVVGIMWAATLILFFAIPINWYNLLIMFSTLALLLFTRLPSPFIVIACLLMGWLL
- a CDS encoding isopenicillin N synthase family dioxygenase; translation: MAITHSIPSVDLADFTSGDASRKAAFVQQLGKAYEEVGFVAVKNHGIPDELIADLYKYVQQFFQLPFDTKHNYEIPELAGQRGYTSFGKEHAKGYEAPDLKEFFQFGQTVEDNDPIGAEYPPNVQVDEVPAFTPTFFKAYRGFETSGKYLLQAIALFLGLDEHYFDDKIHNGNSILRAIHYPPIKEEPKSAIRAEQHEDINLITLLVGASADGLQILDKQNNWVPVTSLPEQIVVNVGDMLQRLTNNRLKSTTHRVVNPPREMWHTSRYSIPFFLHPKSAMRLDCLKSCVTAENPLAYEPISAGEYLDERLREIGLKK
- a CDS encoding ExbD/TolR family protein, which produces MAEMNNDAPRGRHDNKNARCSKKSTRVDMTPMVDLGFLLITFFMLTTTLAQPKTMQLLMPRSDGDSMSLPAQKALTVILGPQGRVAWYEGIGDDITAPPQVNYTSFANHNGIRDVIIRKKEAVYQHTQKNDLMVLIKAVKQARYENVVDIMDEMLINQVDRYAIVDISEREEGYFK
- the asnS gene encoding asparagine--tRNA ligase, with amino-acid sequence MSQRLKVKQILSDDKSHYEATVKGWVRSFRNNQFIALNDGSTNNNLQIVIDAENTDAALLKRITTGAAISATGQIIPSMGKGQRVELKAATLEILGDCDPEKFPLQLKNKPSLEYLREIAHLRFRTNTFGAIFRIRHSLAFAVHKFFNEQGFVYLHTPIVTASDAEGAGEMFRVTTLDMQNPPRTEAGDIDYKEDFFGRSTNLTVSGQLEGELGAMALGEIYTFGPTFRAENSNTARHLAEFWMIEPEMAFYALEDNMDLAEAFIKSLISYVLEHNREDLDFLANRLAEEEKQKPQQERSEMGLIEKLEFVLHNEFVRITYTEAISILKDSKPNKNKKFQYLIEGWGADLQSEHERYLVEKHFKKPVILTDYPKEIKSFYMKLNDDNKTVRAMDILFPGIGEIVGGSQREEDYEKLVQRMQEMHVPVEELSWYLDTRRFGTAPHSGFGLGFERMMLFVTGMTNIRDVIPFPRTPKNAEF
- the rho gene encoding transcription termination factor Rho — its product is MYDILQLNDMLVPELLDIAEKLDVPNAKKLNKQDLIYKILDKQAVMASEDNQSNGEEKKARKRKPVKKEEAHHETEEPSSAEEKPAAKKSTKKVSGSKSKEVEAEPAPAPAAKSKIKDFDIDLDSIPSLTFDDDDDIIIPAFTEDEAEEEETAPVPALEEEEEEDDDFVMPEGLDPVVPAAQKQRYPKKDVAFNIEFDGVILSEGVLEMMPDGYGFLRSSDYNYLSSPDDIYVSPSQIKLFGLKTGDTVNGSVRPPKEGEKYFALLKVETINGKSPEEVRDRVPFDYLTPLFPFEKLRLTTTSNNYSTRIMDMFTPIGKGQRGLIVAQPKVGKTMLLKEVANAIATNHPEIYLMVVLIDERPEEVTDMERSVKAEVIASTFDEPAEKHVKVSAIALQKAKRLVECGHDVVILLDSITRLARAHNTVAPASGKVLSGGVEANAMQKPKQFFGAARKIEHGGSLTILATALIDTGSKMDEVIFEEFKGTGNMELALDRKLANKRIFPAIDVSASSTRRDDLLLDKDALKRIHILRNHLADMNTDESMHFMLQHMRGTKNNEEFLISMNG
- a CDS encoding outer membrane beta-barrel protein, giving the protein MKKLIVMAAVVLFGTQVAKAQLSKGDVILGGNVNVKTTSAKVKDTDNKTTNTSFGVSPKVGYALNSNWVIGVFAETQFGNKKVATATGDVKTKTLDITPGIFVRNYHMIGQSKFAFFAEANAGYGFGNTKVDGNKTESYTGFNVNVLPGITYFVTKHFMIEGAFGGLGYTYAQHKAEGSGVKTNVSDFDFNFTKQLNLGVNFIF
- a CDS encoding TetR/AcrR family transcriptional regulator, translated to MAELDQKRTLILEAALKRFKRFGLSKTTMEEIARDLDISKGSLYYYFSDKESIYVAVVERMIADCFLDMSDFVDTATSTDAIINRYLELKETMLKEYHFLFGINQWIKDMPSTLMRQTIELLQTVEISFLSATIKKGICLGELNEDTDADATAQLLINVLFGLWVIWCKWQVTGFNPLDREALHCFMEREKKVLDIFFNGLRYRPAINQDRL
- a CDS encoding LytR/AlgR family response regulator transcription factor, which encodes MIKAVIIDDERNSRDIIALMLEKYCPEVTVAATASDCAEGIVRIREHQPELVFLDLEMPDGTGFDVLLGTREDVPFEAVFVTAFEKKFLHVIRCAEVELILKPIDKESLLQAVSLVRERIAGNSSKQRYQVLLENFHNLQHASWKLLVQDTNGDTQTIFLPSVECLESRQDNCLFRMDSGAEIEAERPFRYYADLFSSLQFYQVNNMQMVQLSNISQIDANHGRVMLKSGMVVEITERRRKDLLLRLQR